ATGGAGCGGCATCTACGCGACCAGGTATCGGACCTCGTCGCCGGCGGTACGCCTCTCGAAACCGCCTTCCGCCTGGCCGTCGCCGAGATGGGCGGCCTGCCCGATGCGACGCCGGAATTCGAAAAGATGCGCTGGCGCAAAGCGCGGCACGAAGGCCGGCTCCGCGAGGAGCTCGAAGTCGCCTGGGCGTTAGGACGCCGTAATATCCAGCTGGCCTACCGCAACCTCTGGCGCGATCGCGTGCCCGCCGCGATCAACATCCTGGGCCTATCCATCGCCCTGGCCTGCTGCATCACCGTCTATGTCTTCCTGACCACCTGGTATGTCCTCGACAGCTTCCACGAACACGGCGAGCGGGTGCTCCTCGCCCAGCACGAGGTGAACCGGTACGACCAGCGCCAGACCTGGGGATCGGTGCCGCTACCGCTCGGGCCGGCGCTGGAGGCGGATCTCCCGCAGGTCGAACACGCTGTGCGCGTAAACCGTCAGGGGGTCGCCATCCGCCGGGGAGAAGCCCGGTTCGACGAAGCCATCACCTTCGTCGACCCCGCCTTTTTTGATGTCGTCACTTTTCCGCTTGCAACCGGGAGTCCAGCCGCCCTCCGCGATCCGTCGGCCGTAATTCTGAGCGCCCCGATGGCCGTGCGATTGTTCGGCGACGCCGATCCGGTGGGCGAGGTACTGGACGTTACCTTCAATCAGCGGGAGCCGCGCTCGCTCATCGTGGCCGGCGTGCTCCATCCGTTCCCCACCACCAACGGCTTCCGATTCGACCTGCTCATGGGGTTCGACGCCCAGTACGAACTCGGCCTCGCCCGGCGGGATGATTGGAGTGAGATGGTGGGCGGACTCCTCCTGCTTGCCCGCGCCGCCACCGACCTCCCCGCCATCACCGCGCAGATGCAGCGTTACGTGCCCGCCCAGAACGCCGCCGCTCCAGACTGGCCCATCCGCTCTTTCGGGGTGGATACCTTCACCGACCCGTCGCCCGGCGCCTACCGGATCCGCGGGCGGATGTCCGAGGCGGCCGATCCCACCCTGACGGCACTGCTCGTGGCCATCGCCGGCTTTATGCTGCTGCTTTCTGTCTTTAACTACATCAACATCTCCCTGGGAACGGCATCGAGACGTCTCAAAGAAATCGCCCTTCGAAAAGTGATCGGCGGGAATCGCCGGCAACTGGTCGTCCAATTCATGACGGAGAATGTCCTGCTTTGCCTGATCGCCCTGCTGATCGGCCTTGTCCTGGCGCGGCTGGTGATGGTGCCCGTCTTTAATGCCACGTTTGTCCTGAATCTCGAGCTCGCCTTCTGGGAGCACCTGGGCTTCTGGGCCTTTGCCGTGGGGCTGCTGCTGGCCGTCGGAATAGCGTCCGGCGGCTATCCCGCGTTATATGTCGCCTCGTTCGAGCCCACGGCCATCTTCCGGGGCCGGACCCGTCTGGCCGACAACGCCTGGTTCACCCGCGCCTTCCTCACATTCCAGTTCGTGCTGGCGTTTATCTCCGTCATCCTCAGCGTCGTCGTGTCCATGAACAGCCGCTACCTCATCCGGCAGGACTGGGGCTACGATCCGACTCAGACGCTGGTGTTCGAACTTGAAGACACCAGCCAGTATCCCGCTTTCCGAGACCAACTGGCGCAACACAACGGCGTGGTATCGGCCGGCGGCGCCGAGACCCACATCGGGCGGACGAGCCAACTAATCGATCTCGCCCTGCCCGACGAAACGACGCTGAGGGTGCTACGCTACGACGTCGATCCCACCTACCTGCAAACCCTTGGCCTGCCACTGGTTGAAGGCCGGCTCTTCGACTCCGCCCGTGCGGGCGAAGCGGGTCAATCCGTGGTGGTGAACGAACGGTTTGTTCGGGCGATGGGATGGGAGGCTCCGCTGGGCCGGCTCGTGCGGCTGGACACGACACAATTGACCGTCGTGGGCGTCGTGCGGGACTTCTCCTTTTTCCTCCTCGTCGAGCCCCAGCCGGCCCTGCTCGTCGCCAGCGATGCCGCCGCCTTCCCATATCTGACGCTTCGCTTAAAACGCGACCAGATTGCGGAAGTAGAGGCCTATGCGCTATCGACCTGGAAGCGCCTGTACCCGGATACGCCGCTCACCCATTTTCGCCAGACGGCGGTATTCGACGACACCTACCAGCAGTACAACGGCGTGGCGCGCACGGTGAATTACCTCGCCGGCCTGGCCCTGCTGATTGCCAGCATGGGGTTATTCGGACTGGCCTCTCAGAATATTTCGCGCCGGATGAAAGAAATCAGCATCCGCAAAGTGGTCGGCGCCTCGTTGACCCGCATCACCGTGCTGGTCAACCGGCGGCTCATCACCCAACTCGCCCTGGCCGGCGCCATTGCCACCGCCCTGTGCGTCATCGGCCTCACCTTGCTGCTCGACAACATTCGGGACACCGTCCCCATCGCCCACATGCCCCTCACCCCGTTGCCGTTCCTACTGTCCTACGGCATCGTCATGGCCTCCACCGCCCTCGCCGTCGGCTCCCAGACCTACAAGATCGCCGCCACCAACCCGGCGGAGGTCCTGCGGGGAGAATAGTTGGTTGCAGGTTGGCAGGTTGCAGGTTGACAGGTTATCTGGAGTCACGATGGTGCAGCCCGGAAGAGCAGAAGCTTCTCATCGTATGCAGGATCCATTGCCTTCCGCAGAGTATCTTGGTAAAAGAACTTGCCAACCTGCAACTTGCCAACCTGCAACCAACTTATGCACCAATCCTGGATTACCCGTGTTGGCGGGCCGGACGTCTTCGAGTACCGCGAGGCCCCTACCCCCGAGCCCGGTCGGGGAGAGGTACGAGTGCGCGTCAAGACCTGCGGCGTCAACTTCGCGGATGTGATGGCGCGGCGCGGGATGTACCCGGATGCCCCGCCGCTGCCCACGGTGGTCGGCTACGAGGTGGCGGGAACGATCGAGGCCGTCGGCGCCGGGGTTACGCGCGCCGTCGGCGAGCCCGTGCTGGCGTTCACCCGGTTCGGTGGCTACAGCAGCCACGTCGTCCTCCCTGCCGGCCAGGCCGTGCCGCGCCCCGCCGGCATGTCGGTAGAGGACGCCGCGGCGCTGCTGGTGAACTACATCACCGCCTTCCAGGCCATGGTGATGATGGGTGGAATTAGGCGGCCGGAGGAGA
This portion of the Rhodothermales bacterium genome encodes:
- a CDS encoding ABC transporter permease gives rise to the protein MFDLETVIATWRHQFKYTPAFGAADLDEMERHLRDQVSDLVAGGTPLETAFRLAVAEMGGLPDATPEFEKMRWRKARHEGRLREELEVAWALGRRNIQLAYRNLWRDRVPAAINILGLSIALACCITVYVFLTTWYVLDSFHEHGERVLLAQHEVNRYDQRQTWGSVPLPLGPALEADLPQVEHAVRVNRQGVAIRRGEARFDEAITFVDPAFFDVVTFPLATGSPAALRDPSAVILSAPMAVRLFGDADPVGEVLDVTFNQREPRSLIVAGVLHPFPTTNGFRFDLLMGFDAQYELGLARRDDWSEMVGGLLLLARAATDLPAITAQMQRYVPAQNAAAPDWPIRSFGVDTFTDPSPGAYRIRGRMSEAADPTLTALLVAIAGFMLLLSVFNYINISLGTASRRLKEIALRKVIGGNRRQLVVQFMTENVLLCLIALLIGLVLARLVMVPVFNATFVLNLELAFWEHLGFWAFAVGLLLAVGIASGGYPALYVASFEPTAIFRGRTRLADNAWFTRAFLTFQFVLAFISVILSVVVSMNSRYLIRQDWGYDPTQTLVFELEDTSQYPAFRDQLAQHNGVVSAGGAETHIGRTSQLIDLALPDETTLRVLRYDVDPTYLQTLGLPLVEGRLFDSARAGEAGQSVVVNERFVRAMGWEAPLGRLVRLDTTQLTVVGVVRDFSFFLLVEPQPALLVASDAAAFPYLTLRLKRDQIAEVEAYALSTWKRLYPDTPLTHFRQTAVFDDTYQQYNGVARTVNYLAGLALLIASMGLFGLASQNISRRMKEISIRKVVGASLTRITVLVNRRLITQLALAGAIATALCVIGLTLLLDNIRDTVPIAHMPLTPLPFLLSYGIVMASTALAVGSQTYKIAATNPAEVLRGE